In Colias croceus chromosome 8, ilColCroc2.1, the genomic window ttcagatcaattattattgtttttgattAATATCTTCATAAGggaaataattcaataagaTTATTCtactacttaatataaatgcgaaagtttgtgaggatgagtgtgtgtttgttactctttcacgcaaatactacagaatcgattacaatgaaattaagcacacatatagagagtaacttggattaacacataggataggttttatcccggaaatcccacgggaacgggaactaagcAGGTTTTTCTACCCCATTGAGCCcccagcggcccgatcggaccacgacacaatagattttctattgtgtctgtgattcctgGGGCTGAGTTAGGCGATTATCACACGGCACCGCGCACCGCGGCGGTTGGCAGTGAATCCCTACGAGGAACGGACTGTTCGACCGCGCGGTCGGGCGGTGTATGTGTGTTTGGTATCAACGGATTTAATAGAAGCCAATGCAACTTGAGAACCGCTTCACCGCCAACCGCGGCGGCACGCGGCACCGTGTGTTAATCGCCTTATTACTATGTTTGAATTTTCCTTGTTAgttaaatgaatatatatataataataaacataatatttacatacctTTGCATTATTTGTTAAGtccaaaaatatgtaaactgtATCATCTTCATTTGAAGCTCACTAGACTCTACAATTTCTAATAAATCGATCTACTTGATTGTTTTcactttgttttaatatattaaattataatttattattataaaattatttataattctataCTAACTACCACCAAcataatttatcaataaataaaaaataagaccatgtgtttattttacagctccaataatttgtaaaattcttgAGGAATTTTGCagtattaaattgtttatgaaatGATTAGGATTaggatgataatattatagtttactTTGTTCAGTGTACTTCTGGTATCTTTTAGACATACAAGAAACCAGAAACGCAATGTACTATTTAAGTGCATTATTTATCCCGACGCATCGAAAACTCTACAGCCAACACGACACTCAATCTACCGCATCTgaaacctatttaatttcgtaaataaaaaGCTCACATAAAACCAAACATGCAGACTATTAGTAGGTACCATAATATAACCACTAAACATTGGTAGGTACCATAATAGCCATCACGCCCAACGTTCAAAACGTGCTAAAAACTGCACAAGAAAAACAACACGCTACATAGCCCGCTATACTAACATCCTGTACCAACATTACAAAGTTACTTCAACTATCCCGTTCCAAACTGCTACCGTTTGACCCAACTTCGGTGATGTACTAGTATAACTTGAACTATCTACATTAATAACTAAATTGTTAGACTGTGGTGAATGGAATACGGAACTCTGGTTATAAATTTCGGTTGAGTTATTCTTGATGGATTTTGTTTGCTCTGCGCTTCGTTATTGGAGATTTTTATTAGCATTCTCATTAATAATGTTAGTTCTACTATAATAGACTACCATCAGGAGTtgtttgaaattataaattgccGCTGGTAAATAACATAAGAATCTAATAGTGCAGGTGTAAAGTGGGCCTATTGGAATGgtcattaaaatgtaattttacatGTTTCTGCTAAAATACACCAATTTTATAAAGCGGAAAAACCTACGCCTTTACCTGTTTAACGTCGTGTTAACTGTTAAGCCGTAAAACATTCGAGGCAtgtttattagtttaaaataatctaaatgAAATATTGTACACTGCACCAAAACTTGAGTTCTTTCATACCGCGAAAACAGTAGGATTGAGATTAAGGTACGCTTATTTACGTGCATGCGAGTGAAACTGCGGACAAAAGTCTAGTTGTATTAGAGGACTTCTTATCAAAATACAACATGTATAATGACTACATCAAacctacatataaaaaaataaataaaattttgcaaataGAAAATCATCTGAAACTTAATTACTTTAATTCACCGGACATAGCGGCATTGATGAAAAAACACATCAAAGTAAAACTGAGTATTGTGAATAGCGTTTACAAATGCTTTCTTCATCAAAATCAATCGACTATAAAAGACTAGATCTACACAGTCCAAGCATACAAACATCATTCAACAACATGAAGTTACTTGTAGCCTTTGGCTTACTCTGCCTTGTGGCAGCAGTGTACTCCATCGAATTAGCTGATGATGGAAAGGACCTTGTAGCCGCTGCCAGCGGTAAAGGTCACCACCATGAAGAGGGAGGTGGAAAGGCTCATCATGGACACCATCACCATGAACACGACCACAAAGGACACAAGGGACATAAAGGACATCACCATCACCACAAAGGCGATCACAGTGATCATGGTAAACATCATCATGGCGGACACCATCACGAACACGGCGGTGATCACCATAAACACTGGGACGAGCACGATGATCACGGTCATCACCACGAGCACGGCCACCACCACAAGGGCGAGAAACATGGCCACCATGAACATCACGATAAGGGAGAGAAGACCGACGGCTACCACAAGAAATACCACAAGGACACATTCCATAAGGACCACCACTTCTATGACGGCAATCATGATGAAGGCAAGCACCACAAACATGGTCATCATCACGGACACCATGAACATCATGATGGCGGTCACAAGAAGGGTCATCATCATCACAGTGGTCATCACGGTCATCATCATGACAAGCACGGCCATCACGATAAGCATCATCACGATGAAGACCACCACGGTCATAAGGGTCATCACGGTCATCATGAGCATCATCACCATCATGACGACCATGGTAAGAAGGGCGGTCATGACGGCCACAAACATTGGGGCTTCCACCATGGCAAGCACTGATAAACTAAAAGGCTGTAATTGTTTTACTATCTATGTTAGTTAATTTAACTGTCATTGCCACTTAGGCAATCTGCTCCATAGTCCACAAAACTATTGAGCTTTATGActagtgtaaataaattttttgagTGCCAGTGACGATGCGAATTCATCGGtagttaagaaataataattagatttcTCTTTATACCGAACTACGGGCGATTGACCATCGTCAATTTAACATTATGGCGGAGCataaaatatcacaatatTCTGTTAATTTTCTACTTAGATAggcaattattataatttgttatgtCGTTTTACTATTGTTGttggttttatataaaattaaaaatatattaaaatattttttactgtcTTCCCTAAAACACCtcttaaaatattgatttcctTCTTACAAAACAGTTTTGTTTGGCTTATAACTGTGAAAAACAATCGACCATTCTTATTGACCataaagtaaaacaaaaatacaaaaatatctaataaatgAAGGCCACCTAAGTAACACAACtgaatatttatgtttgaatAGGCCAAATTCTGCAAATAAACATCTGGACAAGATAACATTATCACACATAAAAATTTCTACATTATTATAGGGTACAGGTTCAAAGAGATATTATCTCTATAGGGTTAGATTGAGCAAAGCATTAGCATTAGTAACACACAAATGAGGCAAACTAAATGGAGTCAGACGGATTCGCTTCAGCAGACGTGACGTCACTGGGAACATTCCTACGAATGTGTATTGTGATTAATAGAATCAACAAGTGAGAAGATGCAgcatgataatataaatttaaggaatattttttggaaaatatttCATGACAGTGATCAAGTAAAGGGAcctggggccttagacaaagttacaattacaaaacgataacgaagttagaaatcgcaaaaatgtatgggattgacatagatggaccacgtgatctaacgcggcgtatgtcaatcccatacatttttgccttttctaacttcgttatcgtttttgaattgttactttgtctacgGCCCCTGAGGTTCTGGGAGATAGGAAAAGTATTAACGATATATCATGCATCATttggaatgttttttttattacgcttaaattattttatatcaaaaatagAGCTGTCAAATCaattaaatgcaaataatagTATCCCAATCAATTATACTCGTTTACgcagagaaaataatttaattacttctctgttagtacctacttactctATTAGAACAGCTAAAAAATAATCTGGTACATATTATCCTAAAAGGAAAGTACCTAGAACAAGATCTGCaataatcataaaatcatAGTGCTTATAACCAGATCGCTTTCGCTTGTAACGCGAACTTCATCTAGTCAATGATGCGTCTTAATTGTAGCGATTTAAACTAAATACATACACTTCTTGCATACCCATTTGtccattaataaattatcttgtGAATCACTCTgcgataataattatggttCATTAATTTAGGGTCTTATTAAGACACTAGCactaattatatacttattacttacttatattataaagctactACGAATTTGtatctttgtttgtttgaacgcgcttcttttaggaactactggtccgatttgaaaaaaataattcggtgttagatagtccatttatcgaggaaggcgtaggctatattatatcatcatgctaagaccaacaggagcggagcaatgctgGTGAAAccacggagcacagctagtcttaACTCTTTTTTCGTACAATACAAGAGACGGAATTTATTTCCGACTAGCGCAGTATTTCATTGTaatgcaaaatataaaaaaattctaaccATTTCTAAATTTGATTAACTATAAGTACATAGATTTACTGATTTCTTCAATTTGTTGTACTTGAAGTAGGTAATGTTCATTTGTAGAGTATCAGTTATCGAAAAGAGATATTAAATTCGTAATGAAATGCATTCTTATAGTTACAAATAGTTTGCAAAGATCTAATTATGAATGCTCAGTTTTGCAGCATTGCTTGCGGAATGCTCAGCCTTGACCGTAACTCTCGTGGTCAATGTACCGTAAAATTGTTTtgtcaatattaatttatactatTGTGTGTGATAGAACAAAATAACGGTTTCACAAAGTTGAATGTAGTCGATAATAATTCGGGTTTCTTAAACATGAATGATGATTGAAAGGAAAAGTGTTTAATTCTACAACAGCTGTATCTCTAATATACCTATTGTAATCAacaatcgcgtttaaaatccgttacaAAGtctttaatgtataaaacacaaaaaaaatctgtctacaatcaaacaaaatacAGACATAccagatatttttaatgtcgTAGATTTTAAAATCGTGGCGAAAAGCTATTTCCTTTTCTAACTGTATACTTTTTGTGGTTCTTTGCTAGATGATGTGGTTTTAAAGTACAAGTCAGTAGTGGGCGTATCTAATTGAGTTGTAAAGAAACAATGTCTAGTATATATTTGAATCTAATCATGCTCAtcaatgtatattattttataaagttgcGAGGTTTTAGaaactgtttttgtttttaattttaaagtacctatgGATGTTAAAATGAATATGAGTCATAGCTCATAGCTTGCAGTCACTTATTAGCATATAACTTTTACAACATAAGATGCTTATTTTCACCAAAGTTTGACGCTCTTTCGAAAGCTACTTACCACAACATTGCGCTCATAAAATAGCTTCGAtcgtaaaatatttgattatacACGACACTTGTGATGGAGAAAATGTCAATTTGTATActagaattttttattatatagtgaTGTGTTGATAATATTGCATAAAGaaagtagataaaaatattccattGTACATCTTTTAGgtgtaaattattgaatttaaaaggAGACAGAagaattatttaacatttctCTGATACcagttttgttatatttttgtatagttATGAAAACgagaaaataatttgtcaCAATTTTGTCGCTCTACATCTCTATAAGCTCTACATAAAGCGTGCTTTATCTTTCGTCGCCAGTTTCTTttgctaatttaaaaaatggaaAACAAAATGTCACGGAAGAAAACAACTCATGCTAAGTTCACTAACACTTAGAGTCTACTAGTG contains:
- the LOC123694095 gene encoding histidine-rich glycoprotein-like; this encodes MKLLVAFGLLCLVAAVYSIELADDGKDLVAAASGKGHHHEEGGGKAHHGHHHHEHDHKGHKGHKGHHHHHKGDHSDHGKHHHGGHHHEHGGDHHKHWDEHDDHGHHHEHGHHHKGEKHGHHEHHDKGEKTDGYHKKYHKDTFHKDHHFYDGNHDEGKHHKHGHHHGHHEHHDGGHKKGHHHHSGHHGHHHDKHGHHDKHHHDEDHHGHKGHHGHHEHHHHHDDHGKKGGHDGHKHWGFHHGKH